One Polypterus senegalus isolate Bchr_013 chromosome 10, ASM1683550v1, whole genome shotgun sequence DNA segment encodes these proteins:
- the LOC120538231 gene encoding ATP-sensitive inward rectifier potassium channel 15-like — translation MNTKLQAVSEATQYASNEQNPYSRLITKEGDINICLKNIDSHYFLYLCRDLWTTLLDFKWYMKVTLVGLAFIVSWIFFGLLWYLNVVIYYSDLQSSSNHTICITNVNSFLSAFLYSLETQTTIGYGSRHVTGVCPFSIILLVFQVLFGIALDALVGGMLFAELSRPSRRSAMIKFSHNALISHTDGCLCLLIRVADLGRCFLVKCHISAKLFRKVPSKNFRAITFTQEDVKFTVDGSTQEPFLGFPVTFYHIIDEQSAIKGLNEQNLEHQKFELVIVISGIIASTGATCQARTSYLPSEMKWGHNFASILSVAEDGKYKANWKEFDRVNSSEKLQ, via the coding sequence ATGAATACAAAATTGCAGGCTGTATCTGAAGCAACACAATATGCCTCTAATGAGCAAAACCCATACAGTAGACTTATAACCAAGGAAGGTGACATAAACATCTGTCTGAAAAACATTGACTCGcactattttctttatttatgccgGGACCTGTGGACCACCTTATTAGATTTTAAATGGTACATGAAGGTCACTCTTGTGGGTCTGGCTTTCATTGTAAGCTGGATTTTCTTTGGCCTGCTTTGGTACCTTAACGTTGTCATCTATTACAGCGATTTGCAGAGCTCATCCAATCACACAATATGCATCACGAATGTGAACAGCTTTTTAAGTGCCTTCTTATATTCACTGGAAACTCAGACAACAATCGGCTACGGTTCTAGGCATGTCACTGGGGTGTGCCCTTTTAGCATCATTCTACTTGTCTTCCAGGTGCTTTTTGGTATCGCTCTGGATGCTCTAGTTGGTGGGATGCTTTTCGCTGAGCTTTCAAGGCCAAGCCGACGTTCTGCAATGATAAAGTTCAGTCACAATGCCTTGATCTCCCACACTGACGGCTGTCTGTGTCTCCTTATTCGAGTGGCTGATCTTGGACGATGCTTTTTGGTGAAATGTCACATTTCTGCCAAGCTGTTCAGGAAGGTGCCATCCAAGAACTTCAGGGCTATTACATTCACACAGGAAGATGTCAAATTTACAGTTGATGGATCAACACAGGAGCCATTTTTGGGATTTCCAGTCACCTTTTACCACATAATTGATGAACAAAGTGCAATAAAAGGACTTAATGAGCAAAATCTAGAGCATCAAAAGTTTGAACTTGTCATTGTTATTTCTGGAATAATTGCTTCCACTGGGGCTACCTGCCAAGCACGTACTTCTTACTTACCCAGTGAAATGAAGTGGGGACATAATTTTGCTTCCATCCTTTCAGTTGCAGAAGATGGCAAATACAAAGCAAATTGGAAAGAATTTGATAGGGTCAATTCGAGTGAAAAATTGCAATGA